A stretch of the Ptiloglossa arizonensis isolate GNS036 chromosome 1, iyPtiAriz1_principal, whole genome shotgun sequence genome encodes the following:
- the Cka gene encoding connector of kinase to AP-1 isoform X1 — protein MKVPSQFCGSTMEDNSSSTSQNHNGQLSSGANVSLTNNKHQGSDNGSNGDAKDQRPQYSMPGILHFIQHEWTRFELERSQWELDRAEFQARIAFLQGERKGQEKLKNDLVRRIKMLEYALKQERARYHKLKYGNDVVIQEDVKPPVYDEGSSTCANSEVGGVGDGETPFTSVSNISWRQGRQVLRQYLQEIGYTDTIIDVRSNRVRSLLGLNNNTNSEDMNTPALNGNEPSNKQANENNVRRVPGKKVEQQPSSIAEAMILDTEAAVMANFEFLAHTDMDMEEEEGDVEDDTFDANMGPKPNKTSMLLTEDVDAEAEEVLNELNLLTEIEESPPGSVHLDIYSTDCNALHLRPDPRCPNKEGDSALELGELELLCVNNEAETSYDMVATTKETFRKTWNVKYTLRSHFDAVRALVFHPTEAVLITASDDHTLKLWNLQKTLPAKKSASLDVEPLYTFRSHTGPVLCLAMCSTGNQCYSGGTDGMIDCWTLPSANIDPYDTYEPSVLSQTLKGHTNAVWGLSMYQPRSQLLSISADGTVKLWSPQSKSPLLHTYISKQDGIPTSVDFIRDEPHKLVVAYEGACVVFDTETGESVARLEANETKGVNRVVAHPTLPLVITAHEDRHIRFYDHRSATLAHAMVAHLDAVTSLAVDPHGLYLLSGSHDCSIRLWNMDNKTCVQEITAHRKKFDESILDVAFHPSRPFIASAGADALAKVYV, from the exons ATGAAGGTACCGAGCCAGTTTTGTGGTTCCACGATGGAGGATAACTCCAGTTCTACATCTCAAAATCATAATGGACAATTATCTAGTGGTGCAAATGTTTCACTGACAAACAATAAACATCAGGGCAGTGACAATGGTAGCAATGGCGATGCCAAGGATCAAAGGCCACAATACTCTATGCCTGGCATTTTACACTTTATTCAGCATGAATGGACTCGCTTTGAACTTGAAAGATCGCAATGGGAACTTGACAGAGCAGAATTCCAG GCTAGGATAGCTTTTTTACAAGGTGAAAGAAAAGGTCAAGAAAAGTTAAAAAATGATTTAgtaagaagaataaaaatgttAGAATACGCACTCAAACAAGAACG AGCAAGGTACCACAAGCTGAAATATGGCAATGATGTAGTCATTCAAGAAGATGTCAAGCCTCCAGTATATGATGAAGGTAGTAGTACTTGTGCTAACTCTGAAGTTGGTGGAGTTGGTGATGGGGAAACTCCTTTTACTTCAGTCAGTAACATCAGTTGGAGGCAAGGTCGCCAGGTTTTGAGACA ATATTTACAAGAAATTGGTTACACTGATACAATAATAGATGTACGATCAAACAGAGTAAGATCTTTACTTggtttaaataataatacaaactcGGAAGATATGAATACTCCTGCATTAAATGGCAATGAACCATCAAATAAACAAGCTAATGAAAACAACGTTCGCAGAGTTCCAGGAAAAAAGGTAGAG CAGCAACCTTCTTCTATAGCAGAAGCAATGATACTAGATACAGAAGCAGCTGTTatggcaaattttgaatttttggcTCATACAGATATGGAtatggaagaagaggaaggagatgTAGAAGATGATACCTTTGATGCAAACATGGGTCCTAAACCAAATAAA acaTCAATGCTTCTAACAGAAGATGTTGATGCAGAAGCAGAGGAAGTATTAAATGAATTAAATCTTCTCACAGAAATTGAAGAATCACCACCAGGTTCTGTTCATTTGGATATATATTCGACCGATTGTA ATGCATTACATTTACGACCAGATCCAAGATGTCCAAATAAAGAAGGTGATTCTGCATTGGAATTGGGTGAATTAGAACTATTGTGTGTTAACAATGAAGCAGAAACATCATATGAT ATGGTAGCTACTACAAAGGAAACCTTCAGAAAAACATGGAATGTAAAATATACGTTACGATCTCATTTTGATGCTGTTCGAGCTCTTGTCTTCCATCCTACAGAAGCTGTCCTTATAACTGCAAGTGATGATCATACACTCAAACTGTGGAATCTTCAAAAGACTCTACCTGCAAAAAA atcaGCTTCATTAGATGTAGAACCATTATATACATTCAGATCACATACTGGTCCAGTTCTATGTTTAGCTATGTGTAGTACAGGGAATCAATGCTATAGTGGTGGTACAGATGGTATGATTGATTGTTGGACACTTCCATCAGCGAACATAGATCCCTATGATACCTATGAACCAAGTGTCCTTAGCCAAACATTAAAAGGACACACAAATGCTGTGTGGGGCTTAAGTATGTATCAACCTCGATCGCAATTGTTATCAATCAGTGCTGATGGAACTGTCAAATTGTGGAGTCCACAAAGCAAATCTCCATTACTTCATACATACATTTCTAAACAAG ATGGCATACCAACTTCAGTAGACTTTATAAGAGATGAGCCACATAAGTTAGTTGTAGCTTATGAAGGAGCTTGCGTCGTATTTGATACAGAAACTGGTGAAAGTGTAGCTCGTCTTGAGGCCAACGAAACAAAGGGAGTGAACCGCGTTGTGGCACATCCAACATTACCATTAGTTATTACAGCACATGAAGATCGACATATTCGATTTTATGATCATCGATCAGCTACTCTTGCTCATGCCATGGTTGCTCATTTGGATGCAGTTACTAGTCTTGCCGTAGACCCCCATGGtttatatctactttcaggaa GTCATGATTGCAGTATAAGATTATGGAATATGGATAACAAGACTTGTGTTCAAGAGATAACAGCACATCGTAAAAAGTTTGACGAAAGTATTTTAGATGTAGCATTTCATCCATCGCGACCTTTTATAGCAAGTGCAGGAGCTGATGCTCTTGCCAAAGTGTATGTGTGA
- the Cka gene encoding connector of kinase to AP-1 isoform X3, which translates to MKVPSQFCGSTMEDNSSSTSQNHNGQLSSGANVSLTNNKHQGSDNGSNGDAKDQRPQYSMPGILHFIQHEWTRFELERSQWELDRAEFQARIAFLQGERKGQEKLKNDLVRRIKMLEYALKQERARYHKLKYGNDVVIQEDVKPPVYDEGSSTCANSEVGGVGDGETPFTSVSNISWRQGRQVLRQYLQEIGYTDTIIDVRSNRVRSLLGLNNNTNSEDMNTPALNGNEPSNKQANENNVRRVPGKKQQPSSIAEAMILDTEAAVMANFEFLAHTDMDMEEEEGDVEDDTFDANMGPKPNKTSMLLTEDVDAEAEEVLNELNLLTEIEESPPGSVHLDIYSTDCNALHLRPDPRCPNKEGDSALELGELELLCVNNEAETSYDMVATTKETFRKTWNVKYTLRSHFDAVRALVFHPTEAVLITASDDHTLKLWNLQKTLPAKKSASLDVEPLYTFRSHTGPVLCLAMCSTGNQCYSGGTDGMIDCWTLPSANIDPYDTYEPSVLSQTLKGHTNAVWGLSMYQPRSQLLSISADGTVKLWSPQSKSPLLHTYISKQDGIPTSVDFIRDEPHKLVVAYEGACVVFDTETGESVARLEANETKGVNRVVAHPTLPLVITAHEDRHIRFYDHRSATLAHAMVAHLDAVTSLAVDPHGLYLLSGSHDCSIRLWNMDNKTCVQEITAHRKKFDESILDVAFHPSRPFIASAGADALAKVYV; encoded by the exons ATGAAGGTACCGAGCCAGTTTTGTGGTTCCACGATGGAGGATAACTCCAGTTCTACATCTCAAAATCATAATGGACAATTATCTAGTGGTGCAAATGTTTCACTGACAAACAATAAACATCAGGGCAGTGACAATGGTAGCAATGGCGATGCCAAGGATCAAAGGCCACAATACTCTATGCCTGGCATTTTACACTTTATTCAGCATGAATGGACTCGCTTTGAACTTGAAAGATCGCAATGGGAACTTGACAGAGCAGAATTCCAG GCTAGGATAGCTTTTTTACAAGGTGAAAGAAAAGGTCAAGAAAAGTTAAAAAATGATTTAgtaagaagaataaaaatgttAGAATACGCACTCAAACAAGAACG AGCAAGGTACCACAAGCTGAAATATGGCAATGATGTAGTCATTCAAGAAGATGTCAAGCCTCCAGTATATGATGAAGGTAGTAGTACTTGTGCTAACTCTGAAGTTGGTGGAGTTGGTGATGGGGAAACTCCTTTTACTTCAGTCAGTAACATCAGTTGGAGGCAAGGTCGCCAGGTTTTGAGACA ATATTTACAAGAAATTGGTTACACTGATACAATAATAGATGTACGATCAAACAGAGTAAGATCTTTACTTggtttaaataataatacaaactcGGAAGATATGAATACTCCTGCATTAAATGGCAATGAACCATCAAATAAACAAGCTAATGAAAACAACGTTCGCAGAGTTCCAGGAAAAAAG CAGCAACCTTCTTCTATAGCAGAAGCAATGATACTAGATACAGAAGCAGCTGTTatggcaaattttgaatttttggcTCATACAGATATGGAtatggaagaagaggaaggagatgTAGAAGATGATACCTTTGATGCAAACATGGGTCCTAAACCAAATAAA acaTCAATGCTTCTAACAGAAGATGTTGATGCAGAAGCAGAGGAAGTATTAAATGAATTAAATCTTCTCACAGAAATTGAAGAATCACCACCAGGTTCTGTTCATTTGGATATATATTCGACCGATTGTA ATGCATTACATTTACGACCAGATCCAAGATGTCCAAATAAAGAAGGTGATTCTGCATTGGAATTGGGTGAATTAGAACTATTGTGTGTTAACAATGAAGCAGAAACATCATATGAT ATGGTAGCTACTACAAAGGAAACCTTCAGAAAAACATGGAATGTAAAATATACGTTACGATCTCATTTTGATGCTGTTCGAGCTCTTGTCTTCCATCCTACAGAAGCTGTCCTTATAACTGCAAGTGATGATCATACACTCAAACTGTGGAATCTTCAAAAGACTCTACCTGCAAAAAA atcaGCTTCATTAGATGTAGAACCATTATATACATTCAGATCACATACTGGTCCAGTTCTATGTTTAGCTATGTGTAGTACAGGGAATCAATGCTATAGTGGTGGTACAGATGGTATGATTGATTGTTGGACACTTCCATCAGCGAACATAGATCCCTATGATACCTATGAACCAAGTGTCCTTAGCCAAACATTAAAAGGACACACAAATGCTGTGTGGGGCTTAAGTATGTATCAACCTCGATCGCAATTGTTATCAATCAGTGCTGATGGAACTGTCAAATTGTGGAGTCCACAAAGCAAATCTCCATTACTTCATACATACATTTCTAAACAAG ATGGCATACCAACTTCAGTAGACTTTATAAGAGATGAGCCACATAAGTTAGTTGTAGCTTATGAAGGAGCTTGCGTCGTATTTGATACAGAAACTGGTGAAAGTGTAGCTCGTCTTGAGGCCAACGAAACAAAGGGAGTGAACCGCGTTGTGGCACATCCAACATTACCATTAGTTATTACAGCACATGAAGATCGACATATTCGATTTTATGATCATCGATCAGCTACTCTTGCTCATGCCATGGTTGCTCATTTGGATGCAGTTACTAGTCTTGCCGTAGACCCCCATGGtttatatctactttcaggaa GTCATGATTGCAGTATAAGATTATGGAATATGGATAACAAGACTTGTGTTCAAGAGATAACAGCACATCGTAAAAAGTTTGACGAAAGTATTTTAGATGTAGCATTTCATCCATCGCGACCTTTTATAGCAAGTGCAGGAGCTGATGCTCTTGCCAAAGTGTATGTGTGA
- the Cka gene encoding connector of kinase to AP-1 isoform X4: MKVPSQFCGSTMEDNSSSTSQNHNGQLSSGANVSLTNNKHQGSDNGSNGDAKDQRPQYSMPGILHFIQHEWTRFELERSQWELDRAEFQARIAFLQGERKGQEKLKNDLVRRIKMLEYALKQERARYHKLKYGNDVVIQEDVKPPVYDEGSSTCANSEVGGVGDGETPFTSVSNISWRQGRQVLRQYLQEIGYTDTIIDVRSNRVRSLLGLNNNTNSEDMNTPALNGNEPSNKQANENNVRRVPGKKQPSSIAEAMILDTEAAVMANFEFLAHTDMDMEEEEGDVEDDTFDANMGPKPNKTSMLLTEDVDAEAEEVLNELNLLTEIEESPPGSVHLDIYSTDCNALHLRPDPRCPNKEGDSALELGELELLCVNNEAETSYDMVATTKETFRKTWNVKYTLRSHFDAVRALVFHPTEAVLITASDDHTLKLWNLQKTLPAKKSASLDVEPLYTFRSHTGPVLCLAMCSTGNQCYSGGTDGMIDCWTLPSANIDPYDTYEPSVLSQTLKGHTNAVWGLSMYQPRSQLLSISADGTVKLWSPQSKSPLLHTYISKQDGIPTSVDFIRDEPHKLVVAYEGACVVFDTETGESVARLEANETKGVNRVVAHPTLPLVITAHEDRHIRFYDHRSATLAHAMVAHLDAVTSLAVDPHGLYLLSGSHDCSIRLWNMDNKTCVQEITAHRKKFDESILDVAFHPSRPFIASAGADALAKVYV; this comes from the exons ATGAAGGTACCGAGCCAGTTTTGTGGTTCCACGATGGAGGATAACTCCAGTTCTACATCTCAAAATCATAATGGACAATTATCTAGTGGTGCAAATGTTTCACTGACAAACAATAAACATCAGGGCAGTGACAATGGTAGCAATGGCGATGCCAAGGATCAAAGGCCACAATACTCTATGCCTGGCATTTTACACTTTATTCAGCATGAATGGACTCGCTTTGAACTTGAAAGATCGCAATGGGAACTTGACAGAGCAGAATTCCAG GCTAGGATAGCTTTTTTACAAGGTGAAAGAAAAGGTCAAGAAAAGTTAAAAAATGATTTAgtaagaagaataaaaatgttAGAATACGCACTCAAACAAGAACG AGCAAGGTACCACAAGCTGAAATATGGCAATGATGTAGTCATTCAAGAAGATGTCAAGCCTCCAGTATATGATGAAGGTAGTAGTACTTGTGCTAACTCTGAAGTTGGTGGAGTTGGTGATGGGGAAACTCCTTTTACTTCAGTCAGTAACATCAGTTGGAGGCAAGGTCGCCAGGTTTTGAGACA ATATTTACAAGAAATTGGTTACACTGATACAATAATAGATGTACGATCAAACAGAGTAAGATCTTTACTTggtttaaataataatacaaactcGGAAGATATGAATACTCCTGCATTAAATGGCAATGAACCATCAAATAAACAAGCTAATGAAAACAACGTTCGCAGAGTTCCAGGAAAAAAG CAACCTTCTTCTATAGCAGAAGCAATGATACTAGATACAGAAGCAGCTGTTatggcaaattttgaatttttggcTCATACAGATATGGAtatggaagaagaggaaggagatgTAGAAGATGATACCTTTGATGCAAACATGGGTCCTAAACCAAATAAA acaTCAATGCTTCTAACAGAAGATGTTGATGCAGAAGCAGAGGAAGTATTAAATGAATTAAATCTTCTCACAGAAATTGAAGAATCACCACCAGGTTCTGTTCATTTGGATATATATTCGACCGATTGTA ATGCATTACATTTACGACCAGATCCAAGATGTCCAAATAAAGAAGGTGATTCTGCATTGGAATTGGGTGAATTAGAACTATTGTGTGTTAACAATGAAGCAGAAACATCATATGAT ATGGTAGCTACTACAAAGGAAACCTTCAGAAAAACATGGAATGTAAAATATACGTTACGATCTCATTTTGATGCTGTTCGAGCTCTTGTCTTCCATCCTACAGAAGCTGTCCTTATAACTGCAAGTGATGATCATACACTCAAACTGTGGAATCTTCAAAAGACTCTACCTGCAAAAAA atcaGCTTCATTAGATGTAGAACCATTATATACATTCAGATCACATACTGGTCCAGTTCTATGTTTAGCTATGTGTAGTACAGGGAATCAATGCTATAGTGGTGGTACAGATGGTATGATTGATTGTTGGACACTTCCATCAGCGAACATAGATCCCTATGATACCTATGAACCAAGTGTCCTTAGCCAAACATTAAAAGGACACACAAATGCTGTGTGGGGCTTAAGTATGTATCAACCTCGATCGCAATTGTTATCAATCAGTGCTGATGGAACTGTCAAATTGTGGAGTCCACAAAGCAAATCTCCATTACTTCATACATACATTTCTAAACAAG ATGGCATACCAACTTCAGTAGACTTTATAAGAGATGAGCCACATAAGTTAGTTGTAGCTTATGAAGGAGCTTGCGTCGTATTTGATACAGAAACTGGTGAAAGTGTAGCTCGTCTTGAGGCCAACGAAACAAAGGGAGTGAACCGCGTTGTGGCACATCCAACATTACCATTAGTTATTACAGCACATGAAGATCGACATATTCGATTTTATGATCATCGATCAGCTACTCTTGCTCATGCCATGGTTGCTCATTTGGATGCAGTTACTAGTCTTGCCGTAGACCCCCATGGtttatatctactttcaggaa GTCATGATTGCAGTATAAGATTATGGAATATGGATAACAAGACTTGTGTTCAAGAGATAACAGCACATCGTAAAAAGTTTGACGAAAGTATTTTAGATGTAGCATTTCATCCATCGCGACCTTTTATAGCAAGTGCAGGAGCTGATGCTCTTGCCAAAGTGTATGTGTGA
- the Cka gene encoding connector of kinase to AP-1 isoform X2: MKVPSQFCGSTMEDNSSSTSQNHNGQLSSGANVSLTNNKHQGSDNGSNGDAKDQRPQYSMPGILHFIQHEWTRFELERSQWELDRAEFQARIAFLQGERKGQEKLKNDLVRRIKMLEYALKQERARYHKLKYGNDVVIQEDVKPPVYDEGSSTCANSEVGGVGDGETPFTSVSNISWRQGRQVLRQYLQEIGYTDTIIDVRSNRVRSLLGLNNNTNSEDMNTPALNGNEPSNKQANENNVRRVPGKKVEQPSSIAEAMILDTEAAVMANFEFLAHTDMDMEEEEGDVEDDTFDANMGPKPNKTSMLLTEDVDAEAEEVLNELNLLTEIEESPPGSVHLDIYSTDCNALHLRPDPRCPNKEGDSALELGELELLCVNNEAETSYDMVATTKETFRKTWNVKYTLRSHFDAVRALVFHPTEAVLITASDDHTLKLWNLQKTLPAKKSASLDVEPLYTFRSHTGPVLCLAMCSTGNQCYSGGTDGMIDCWTLPSANIDPYDTYEPSVLSQTLKGHTNAVWGLSMYQPRSQLLSISADGTVKLWSPQSKSPLLHTYISKQDGIPTSVDFIRDEPHKLVVAYEGACVVFDTETGESVARLEANETKGVNRVVAHPTLPLVITAHEDRHIRFYDHRSATLAHAMVAHLDAVTSLAVDPHGLYLLSGSHDCSIRLWNMDNKTCVQEITAHRKKFDESILDVAFHPSRPFIASAGADALAKVYV, encoded by the exons ATGAAGGTACCGAGCCAGTTTTGTGGTTCCACGATGGAGGATAACTCCAGTTCTACATCTCAAAATCATAATGGACAATTATCTAGTGGTGCAAATGTTTCACTGACAAACAATAAACATCAGGGCAGTGACAATGGTAGCAATGGCGATGCCAAGGATCAAAGGCCACAATACTCTATGCCTGGCATTTTACACTTTATTCAGCATGAATGGACTCGCTTTGAACTTGAAAGATCGCAATGGGAACTTGACAGAGCAGAATTCCAG GCTAGGATAGCTTTTTTACAAGGTGAAAGAAAAGGTCAAGAAAAGTTAAAAAATGATTTAgtaagaagaataaaaatgttAGAATACGCACTCAAACAAGAACG AGCAAGGTACCACAAGCTGAAATATGGCAATGATGTAGTCATTCAAGAAGATGTCAAGCCTCCAGTATATGATGAAGGTAGTAGTACTTGTGCTAACTCTGAAGTTGGTGGAGTTGGTGATGGGGAAACTCCTTTTACTTCAGTCAGTAACATCAGTTGGAGGCAAGGTCGCCAGGTTTTGAGACA ATATTTACAAGAAATTGGTTACACTGATACAATAATAGATGTACGATCAAACAGAGTAAGATCTTTACTTggtttaaataataatacaaactcGGAAGATATGAATACTCCTGCATTAAATGGCAATGAACCATCAAATAAACAAGCTAATGAAAACAACGTTCGCAGAGTTCCAGGAAAAAAGGTAGAG CAACCTTCTTCTATAGCAGAAGCAATGATACTAGATACAGAAGCAGCTGTTatggcaaattttgaatttttggcTCATACAGATATGGAtatggaagaagaggaaggagatgTAGAAGATGATACCTTTGATGCAAACATGGGTCCTAAACCAAATAAA acaTCAATGCTTCTAACAGAAGATGTTGATGCAGAAGCAGAGGAAGTATTAAATGAATTAAATCTTCTCACAGAAATTGAAGAATCACCACCAGGTTCTGTTCATTTGGATATATATTCGACCGATTGTA ATGCATTACATTTACGACCAGATCCAAGATGTCCAAATAAAGAAGGTGATTCTGCATTGGAATTGGGTGAATTAGAACTATTGTGTGTTAACAATGAAGCAGAAACATCATATGAT ATGGTAGCTACTACAAAGGAAACCTTCAGAAAAACATGGAATGTAAAATATACGTTACGATCTCATTTTGATGCTGTTCGAGCTCTTGTCTTCCATCCTACAGAAGCTGTCCTTATAACTGCAAGTGATGATCATACACTCAAACTGTGGAATCTTCAAAAGACTCTACCTGCAAAAAA atcaGCTTCATTAGATGTAGAACCATTATATACATTCAGATCACATACTGGTCCAGTTCTATGTTTAGCTATGTGTAGTACAGGGAATCAATGCTATAGTGGTGGTACAGATGGTATGATTGATTGTTGGACACTTCCATCAGCGAACATAGATCCCTATGATACCTATGAACCAAGTGTCCTTAGCCAAACATTAAAAGGACACACAAATGCTGTGTGGGGCTTAAGTATGTATCAACCTCGATCGCAATTGTTATCAATCAGTGCTGATGGAACTGTCAAATTGTGGAGTCCACAAAGCAAATCTCCATTACTTCATACATACATTTCTAAACAAG ATGGCATACCAACTTCAGTAGACTTTATAAGAGATGAGCCACATAAGTTAGTTGTAGCTTATGAAGGAGCTTGCGTCGTATTTGATACAGAAACTGGTGAAAGTGTAGCTCGTCTTGAGGCCAACGAAACAAAGGGAGTGAACCGCGTTGTGGCACATCCAACATTACCATTAGTTATTACAGCACATGAAGATCGACATATTCGATTTTATGATCATCGATCAGCTACTCTTGCTCATGCCATGGTTGCTCATTTGGATGCAGTTACTAGTCTTGCCGTAGACCCCCATGGtttatatctactttcaggaa GTCATGATTGCAGTATAAGATTATGGAATATGGATAACAAGACTTGTGTTCAAGAGATAACAGCACATCGTAAAAAGTTTGACGAAAGTATTTTAGATGTAGCATTTCATCCATCGCGACCTTTTATAGCAAGTGCAGGAGCTGATGCTCTTGCCAAAGTGTATGTGTGA
- the Red gene encoding lysM peptidoglycan-binding domain-containing protein red, producing MERNGAREMEERMSIRDTGKTLKKYGSTAKHITRTENLIKHTVSTADTLQGIALRYGVTTEQIRRVNKLWASDSLFLREHLLIPVNPESPLLLPIDNRNETEHNAVQIVSSPSSVASSIDDDSSVNEFLAKMDSSIASAKREVKRTQGNSEFCIEGNDMYVQQHIVSTKLRNSFPMTSNTHTISSTSEPLRPSSSSDMHNFPTAVVMTQGRKVKTSLQRLQQQQDEIFQL from the exons ATGGAACGAAATGGCGCTAGGGAAATGGAAGAACGAATGTCTATAAGAGACACTGGGAAAACATTAAAAAAGTATGGTAGTACAGCCAAACATATTACACGAACTGAAAACTTAATAAAACATACAGTATCAACAGCTGATACCCTTCAGGGAATTGCTCTAAGATATGGAGTTACA ACTGAACAAATAAGAAGGGTCAATAAATTATGGGCTTCTGATAGTTTATTCTTAAGGGAACATTTACTTATTCCTGTTAATCCAGAGAGCCCTTTATTGTTACCTATCGACAATAGAAATGAAACTGAACATAATGCAGTACAAATT gtTTCTAGTCCATCTTCAGTTGCATCATCTATAGATGATGACAGTTCAGTTAATGAATTTTTAGCTAAAATGGATTCTTCTATAGCTAGTGCAAAAAGGGAAGTCAAACGTACTCAAGGGAATAGTGA ATTTTGCATCGAGGGTAATGATATGTATGTACAGCAGCATATAGTATCTACTAAGCTACGTAACTCCTTTCCTATGACATCGAATACACACACAATATCATCTACTTCAGAGCCATTAAGACCATCATCTTCTAGTGATATGCATAACTTTCCAACTGCTGTAGTTATGACTCAGGGTAGAAAAGTGAAGACATCGTTACAAAGACTTCAACAACAACAAGATGAAATATTCCAGTTGTAG
- the LOC143144840 gene encoding E3 ubiquitin-protein ligase RNF180-like isoform X1 — translation MEVKCKHCRKDLFNKESIQLLNSHSKIKKNPMDVGCAANETKSCSYVSVEDMPEWIKYTVNRESWTRGRLHCPYCNNRIGSFNFVNEMKCDCGKYITLPVRITNSKVDISFNVK, via the exons ATGGAAGTGAAGTGTAAACATTGTAGAAAAGATCTTTTCAATAAAGAatcgatacaattattaaattctcatagtaaaataaagaagaatCCAATGGATGTAGGATGCGCAGCAAATGAAACAAAATCTTGTTCGTATGTGTCAGTGGAAGATATGCCTGAATGGATTAAATATACAGTAAACCGA GAATCTTGGACAAGGGGTAGACTACATTGTCCATATTGTAATAATCGCATTGGTTCATTTAACTTTGTAAATGAGATGAAATGTGATTGTGGTAAATATATAACATTACCTGTTAGAATAACTAATAGTAAAGTAGATATTTCATTTAatgttaaatga
- the LOC143144840 gene encoding E3 ubiquitin-protein ligase RNF180-like isoform X2: MKHRSKIKKNPMDVGCAANETKSCSYVSVEDMPEWIKYTVNRESWTRGRLHCPYCNNRIGSFNFVNEMKCDCGKYITLPVRITNSKVDISFNVK, encoded by the exons ATGAAACATCGAAG taaaataaagaagaatCCAATGGATGTAGGATGCGCAGCAAATGAAACAAAATCTTGTTCGTATGTGTCAGTGGAAGATATGCCTGAATGGATTAAATATACAGTAAACCGA GAATCTTGGACAAGGGGTAGACTACATTGTCCATATTGTAATAATCGCATTGGTTCATTTAACTTTGTAAATGAGATGAAATGTGATTGTGGTAAATATATAACATTACCTGTTAGAATAACTAATAGTAAAGTAGATATTTCATTTAatgttaaatga
- the Bet3 gene encoding blocked early in transport 3 yields MSRAGTKLDSKKVNSEFFTLTYGALVAQLLKDYENVEDVNKQLERMGYNMGIRLIEDFLARTGSGRCYDFRDTAEKIQTGFKIFLGITPTIANWSAGGDEFSLCFEANPLTEFVELPDHCLNLKYCNILIGILRGACEMVQMEIACWFVQDQLKNDNVNELRVKFIKRLEDAIPAGED; encoded by the exons ATGTCACGCGCAGGCACGAAACTCGACTCGAAAAAAGTT aacTCTGAATTTTTTACATTGACGTATGGTGCACTAGTAGCCCAATTACTAAAAGATTATGAAAATGTTGAGGatgtaaataaacaattagaaAGAATGGGCTACAATATGGGAATTCGTCTAATAGAAGATTTTCTAGCACGTACTGGATCTGGTCGTTGTTATGATTTTAGAGATACagcagaaaaaatacaaactggCTTTAAGATATTTTTGGGTATAACACCAACAATTGCAAACTGGAGTGCTGGTGGCGATGAGTTTTCATTATGTTTTGAAGCAAATCCATTGACAGAATTTGTAGAATTACCTGATCATTGTTTAAATCTAAAgtattgtaatatattaatCGGAATATTAAGGGGAGCTTGTGAAATGGTACAAATGGAGATTGCCTGTTGGTTTGTACAAGATCAGCTTAAGAATGATAATGTGAATGAATTACGTGTTAAGTTTATTAAAAGATTAGAAGATGCCATTCCAGCAGGTGAAGactaa